A window of Micromonospora eburnea genomic DNA:
GCCGTCGTCGCAGGAGACGAAGGGCGCGGCGATGCCGGGCGCGTACCCGTTGATCATGACGATCGGCAGCGGGCGGCCGATCAGCGCCCGGTACCGGTCGTGGTTGGCGGCGGTGTCGGCGTGCAGGCCGGAGACGAAGACGATCCCGGAGACCTGTCGGTCCAGCAGCATCTCGACGTACTCGTCCTCGGTGACGCCGCCGGGGGTCTGGGTGCACAGCACGGGGGTGAAGCCGCTCTGTGCCAGCGTCGACTCGATGACCTGGGCGAAGGCCGGGAAGATCGGGTTGTCCAGCTCCGGCACCACCAGGCCGACCAGCCCGGCGCTGCGCTTGCGCAGCCGGGCGGGGCGCTCGTATCCGAGCACGTCGAGGGCGGTCAGCACGGCCTGCCGGGTCTCGGGGGCCACGCCGGGACGGTCGTTGAGCACCCGCGACACCGTGGCCTCGCTGACTTCGGCCTGCTGGGCGATGTCGGACAGACGAGCGCGCATGGCGGCACTTTAGCTCACGGGAAAGTTCTTGCGTACACTTCTGCAATACCTTCCATTCTCTGCAACGTCTTGCTAACGTCCCGGCAACACGCGAGAGCAGCGGCGCAACACCCAGCGCCGGTCAGCAAGAAATTACAGAGGTTTCCACTGGCGGGCCGTCCTTCCCCCGGCGGACCGCCTTGACGACAGGAGTACCGATGCGCATCCGTACCGCGGGTGTGGTCGCTGTCCTCGGCCTGGCGCTCGCCGCCTCCGGCTGCGGTGGCAGCGACGGCGACAAGCCGGCCGCCAAGGAGTCCAGCAAGGCGACCGGCGGCAAGCTGGTCATCTGGGCCGACGACAAGCGGACCGCCGCCCTCAAGCCGTTCGCCGAGGAGTTCGGTAAGGACAACGGCGTCACCGTCGAGGTGCAGGCGATCTCCAAGGACCTGCAGACGAACTTCGTCACCGCCTCGCAGCAGGGCAGCGGCCCGGACGTCGTCGTCGGCGCGCACGACTGGCTCGGCAACCTGGTCCAGAACGGCGCCATCGACCCGGTGCAGCTCGCCGCCGACCAGAAGAGCGGGTTCAACGAGGTCGCGATCAAGGCGATGACCTTCAACGGCCAGCTCTACGGCGTCCCCTACGCCACCGAGAACATCGCGCTGATCCGCAACACCGAGCTGGCCCCCGAGGCGCCGAAGACCATCGAGGACCTGGTCACCGCCGGCAAGAAGCTCCAGGCCGAGAAGAAGGCCAGCGAGATCCTCTGCCTCCAGGTCGGCCAGACCGGTGACTCGTACCACATCTACCCGCTGTACACCTCCGGCGGCGGCTACCTCTTCGGCACCGCGGCCAACGGCGACTACGACCCGACGGACCTGGGCGTGGGCAAGCCGGAGTCGATCGCGGCCTTCCAGAAGATCGCGAAGCTCGGTGAGAAGGGCGACGGCGCGCTGAAGCGCTCCATCACCGGCGAGAACTCCATCGCCACCTTCACCGGCAAGAAGTGCGCCTACCTGGTCTCCGGCCCGTGGGCGATCGCCGACGTCAAGAAGGCCAACATCTCCTACGACATCTCCCCGGTCCCCGGCTTCGCCGGTGGCAAGGAGGCCCAGCCGTTCGTGGGTGTGCAGGCGTTCTACGTCGCCGCCAAGGGCCAGAACAAGGCGCTGGCCCAGGAGTTCGTCACCAACTACGTGACCAAGCCCGAGCTGGCCGCCGCGCTGTACCAGGCCGAGCCGCGCCCGCCGGCGCTGACCGCCGCCTTCGACCAGGTCAAGGGCGCCGACCCGGACCTGGCCAAGTTCCAGGAGGCCGGCAAGAACGGCCAGGTGCTCCCGGCGATCCCGGCCATGGCCGCGATCTGGGACCCGTTCGGCAAGGCGGAGGCCGCCATCATCGGTGGCGCCGACCCGGCCAGCACGATCACCGCCGCCGGCAAGACCATCGCCGGTCAGATCAAGTAATGAGCACGTCGCTGTCCGGCCCGGGGTCTGCCAAGCAGGCCCCGGGCCGGGAGCCCGTTCGGAACGGGCTCCCGCGCAAGTCCCGTACCGCGCGGCACCACGCGCCGATCACCGCGACCGGTCTCGTCGTCAAGGTGGTCCTGCTCGGCCTGGCCGCCGGGCTCGCGATCTGGGCGGCGTTCCCGCTCGTCGAGGCCGGGCACTGGATCGGGCTGGCCATCCTGGCCGCCACCACCGCCGGCCTGTTCTACCTCTATCTCACCCGCCGGCACATCCCGGCCAAGTACCTGGTCCCCGGCACGATCTTTCTGATCGCCTTCCAGGTCTTCCCGGTGCTCTACACCGCCAGCACCGCCTTCACGAACTTCGGCGACGGCCACCGCGGCAGCAAGGACGACGCGATCGTCGCCATCCAGACCTCCTCGGTCAAGCAGGTCCCCGGCTCGACCGAGTACTCCCTCTCCATCGCCACCAAGGGCGATCCGGCCACCGGCCCGCTGGTCTTCCTGCTCAGCGACCCGAAGACCCGGGAGGTCTCCGCCGGTGACGCGGACGGGCTGCACCGGCTCGACGCCGGTGCGGTCACGGTCAGCCCGACCGGCAAGGTCACCGCCGCCGACGGCTACACCGTGCTCAACTTCGGTCAGGCCAGCGTACGGAGCAAGGAGATCACCGACCTGATCGTGCCGACCTCCGGCGGCGCCATCCGGTCCAACGGCCTGTCCCGCGCCTACGAGGGCACGGCCGTCCGGGCGTACGACGCGGATTGCGACTGCGTCCGGGACACCGAGACCGGCAAGACCTGGACCGCCGACGCCGCGACCGGCTCCTTCGTCGCTGACGACGGCGAACGGCTCGCCCAGGGGTGGAAGGTCAACGTCGGGCTGAAGAACTTCAGCCAGGTGCTGACCGACCCGAACATCTCCGGCCCGTTCTTCGGCACGCTGCTCTGGAACTTCGCCTTCGCGATCGGCTCGACCGGGCTCACCTTCCTGCTCGGCATGGCCATCGCGCTCGCCCTGCACTCGCCCCGGATGCGGGGCACCAACCTCTACCGGGTGCTGCTGATCCTGCCGTACGCGATGCCGTCGTTCGCGATGCTGCTGATCTGGCGGGACATGTTCAACACCGACTTCGGCCTGCTCAACAATCTCTTCGGGCTGGACGTCGACTGGTTCGGCGGGGCCTGGACGGCGCGCGTCGCGGTGGTGCTGGTGCAGCTCTGGCTGGGCTACCCGTACATGTTCCTGGTGGCCACCGGCGCGCTCCAGGCCATCCCCCGGGAGCTGACCGAGGCGACCTCGGTCGACGGCGCCTCGCCGTGGCAGTCGTTCAAGGCGGTCACCCTGCCGCTGCTGCTGGTCGCGCTCTCGCCGCTGCTGATCTCGTCGTTCGCGTACAACTTCAACAACATCAACGCGATCTGGCTGACCACCGAGGGTGGGCCGTTCCCGGCGGACAACCCGACCAACGGCGCCACCGACCTGCTCATCACCTACACCTACCGGCTGGCCTTCGGCCCCCAGGGCGCCGAGTTCGGCATGGCCGCCGCGGTGTCGATCTTCATCTTCACGATCGTGGCCACGGTGTCGGCGATCAGCTTCCGGCGCACCCGCAAGCAGGAGGAGGTCTACTCATGAGCGAGCGTCCCCGAGCGAAGCGAGGTGGCGGCATGAGCGGCCGGATCTCCGGGAGGGCGCGGAGCCGCTGGTTCGCCCAGGTGGGCTGGCGGCACGTCGTCGGGCTGCTGGCGGTCGCGTTCAGCCTCTTCCCGATCCTGTTCGTGCTCTCCGCGGCGCTCAACCCGCTCGGCACGCTCTCCTCGGCCGAGTTGCTGCCGACCGGGGCGTCGTTCGAGAACTTCGCCAACCTGTTCGACAAGACCGCGTTCGGCCACTGGTTCCTCAACTCGCTGCTGATCGCCG
This region includes:
- a CDS encoding sugar ABC transporter substrate-binding protein, which gives rise to MRIRTAGVVAVLGLALAASGCGGSDGDKPAAKESSKATGGKLVIWADDKRTAALKPFAEEFGKDNGVTVEVQAISKDLQTNFVTASQQGSGPDVVVGAHDWLGNLVQNGAIDPVQLAADQKSGFNEVAIKAMTFNGQLYGVPYATENIALIRNTELAPEAPKTIEDLVTAGKKLQAEKKASEILCLQVGQTGDSYHIYPLYTSGGGYLFGTAANGDYDPTDLGVGKPESIAAFQKIAKLGEKGDGALKRSITGENSIATFTGKKCAYLVSGPWAIADVKKANISYDISPVPGFAGGKEAQPFVGVQAFYVAAKGQNKALAQEFVTNYVTKPELAAALYQAEPRPPALTAAFDQVKGADPDLAKFQEAGKNGQVLPAIPAMAAIWDPFGKAEAAIIGGADPASTITAAGKTIAGQIK
- a CDS encoding ABC transporter permease subunit, whose product is MSTSLSGPGSAKQAPGREPVRNGLPRKSRTARHHAPITATGLVVKVVLLGLAAGLAIWAAFPLVEAGHWIGLAILAATTAGLFYLYLTRRHIPAKYLVPGTIFLIAFQVFPVLYTASTAFTNFGDGHRGSKDDAIVAIQTSSVKQVPGSTEYSLSIATKGDPATGPLVFLLSDPKTREVSAGDADGLHRLDAGAVTVSPTGKVTAADGYTVLNFGQASVRSKEITDLIVPTSGGAIRSNGLSRAYEGTAVRAYDADCDCVRDTETGKTWTADAATGSFVADDGERLAQGWKVNVGLKNFSQVLTDPNISGPFFGTLLWNFAFAIGSTGLTFLLGMAIALALHSPRMRGTNLYRVLLILPYAMPSFAMLLIWRDMFNTDFGLLNNLFGLDVDWFGGAWTARVAVVLVQLWLGYPYMFLVATGALQAIPRELTEATSVDGASPWQSFKAVTLPLLLVALSPLLISSFAYNFNNINAIWLTTEGGPFPADNPTNGATDLLITYTYRLAFGPQGAEFGMAAAVSIFIFTIVATVSAISFRRTRKQEEVYS